One window from the genome of Gopherus evgoodei ecotype Sinaloan lineage chromosome 2, rGopEvg1_v1.p, whole genome shotgun sequence encodes:
- the TBX20 gene encoding T-box transcription factor TBX20 yields the protein MEYTASPKPQLSSRANAFSIAALMSSGSSKEKESAENTIKPLEQFVEKSSCAQPLSDLSSLDPHGEFSASPSALCTEPLIPTTPIIPSEEMAKISCSLETKELWDKFHELGTEMIITKSGRRMFPTIRVSFSGVDPEARYIVLMDIVPVDNKRYRYAYHRSSWLVAGKADPPLPARLYVHPDSPFTGEQLLKQMVSFEKVKLTNNELDQHGHIILNSMHKYQPRVHIIKKKDHTASLLNLKSEEFRTFIFPETVFTAVTAYQNQLITKLKIDSNPFAKGFRDSSRLTDIERESVESLIQKHSYARSPIRTYGGEDDVLGDESQATQSRGSAFTTSDNLSLSSWVSSSTSFPGFQHPQSLTALGTSTASIATPIPHPIQGSLPPYSRLGMPLTPSAIASSMQGSGPTFPSFHMPRYHHYFQQGPYAAIQGLRHSSTVMTPFV from the exons ATGGAGTACACAGCATCCCCCAAACCTCAGCTCTCCTCCAGAGCCAACGCGTTCTCCATTGCTGCTCTCATGTCAAGTGGAAGCTCGAAAGAAAAGGAAAGCGCAGAGAACACCATCAAACCTCTGG aacAATTTGTTGAGAAATCCTCCTGCGCTCAGCCGCTGAGTGACTTGTCCAGCCTGGATCCCCACGGGGAGTTCAGCGCCAGCCCTTCCGCCCTCTGCAccgagcccctcatccccaccacccccatcaTTCCCAGTGAGGAAATGGCCAAGATCTCCTGCAGCCTGGAGACCAAAGAGCTGTGGGACAAGTTCCACGAGCTGGGCACTGAGATGATCATCACCAAGTCTGGCAG GAGAATGTTTCCTACTATTAGAGTTTCCTTTTCGGGAGTGGATCCTGAGGCCAGGTACATAGTGCTAATGGATATAGTTCCAGTGGACAATAAGAGATATAGATACGCTTACCACAGATCTTCCTGGTTGGTAGCTGGAAAAGCTGATCCTCCGCTTCCTGCAAG gttGTATGTGCACCCTGATTCTCCATTTACAGGAGAACAATTATTAAAGCAGATGGTGTCCTTTGAAAAAGTGAAACTGACGAACAATGAACTGGATCAACATGGGCAT ATCATTTTGAACTCCATGCACAAGTACCAGCCCAGGGTGCACATCATTAAGAAGAaagaccacactgcctccttgCTAAATCTGAAATCTGAAGAGTTCAGGACGTTTATCTTTCCAGAGACAGTTTTTACAGCAGTCACTGCCTACCAGAATCAGTTG ATAACCAAGCTGAAAATTGACAGCAACCCTTTTGCTAAAGGATTTCGGGACTCTTCCAGACTCACTGATATCGAGAG AGAGAGTGTGGAGAGCCTTATTCAAAAGCACTCCTATGCACGCTCCCCCATCAGAACCTATGGAGGAGAAGATGATGTTCTGGGAGATGAGAGCCAGGCAACACAAAGCAGAG GATCAGCTTTTACAACATCCGATAACTTATCCCTCAGCTCCTGGGTATCCTcttcaaccagttttcctggATTTCAGCACCCACAGTCCTTGACTGCCCTTGGTACCAGCACTGCATCCATAGCTACACCCATACCTCATCCAATCCAAGGATCTCTGCCTCCATACAGCCGCCTGGGAATGCCTCTTACACCTTCTGCCATAGCCAGCTCAATGCAAGGTAGTGGCCCAACATTCCCATCATTCCACATGCCCAGATACCACCATTACTTTCAGCAGGGGCCTTATGCAGCTATTCAAGGACTGCGTCATTCCTCTACAGTGATGACACCATTTGTATGA